The DNA sequence CTTCCTGAACAGGTGCATTGAGTGTTTCAAGAGGGGCGAGTCGGTACCGGAGTGTCTGTGTTATGTGCCCAAAGAGGTGTGCTACAAGATCTGCAAGGATTCATcgtccacctcctcctcctccaccggGGCATCCACAGGAGGCTCCTCCGTCGGGAAAACGCTCGTCTCCGTCTATGAGAGTCCACACCAGACTCCACACGCTAAGAAATCATGCAAATACAACTTAGAACCAAAGAAAGGGACTTGTATCCGGACAACAGGGGAGGAATACTGCAACAGCCAGGGCCTGTGGGTCAAAATCAACAAGGTGGGCTTTGGTCTCTGTCCGGGTTACAGTCACTGTACTGTGAACAGTGATGCCAGATCCATTATACCACTGTAACTAATCTAATTCTGCTGGAAGAGCTGTCATAACTCCACTCTACTAACAGCACTACATTTCACTGACTCTCTGTACCAATGGGTGTCTGTAATATGTACTAAAAATTCATAATTTTCATCTTTGTAATCACATCATTCCAGACAACAGACAGTTATGGAATTGGAgtgtttgtacttttttttttttaaaagagaatTTTAGCTACAAACATGCTTtggtatgacttttttaaaattgtagtAAATGTTTGGACATTTTCTATCATTTAAGTTATACAGTTCATCTCATAGTAAGGAGGTCCAGCTGAACTGACACGCTTGAGTCTTTCTGTGTCGAGTTTGCAAGTTGCCCTCGTGTCTGCCCAGGTTTCCTTCCACGTTTCCAGGCTTCATCCCAAAACCCAAACATATGCTAGTTAGGTTACAGTCCACATAAAAGCAGAttttcagtgtcacagtgtaGCAAAATATACAATTTATTTACGTAGGTTACACAGTACAGACAATGTGGTGTGATATTGATAATTACAGAGTCAGACTTACCTTATAGTGATGTTTGGAAAACTTGAAAATatcaactgaaaatgaaaattccaGTATGACACCCAAGTATTTTGTTAAAGGGACAACACATGTCTTAACCCTACTTGTCCCTCTTACGCTAGGATGCTTTTATGAGCTGTTACTCCAGTTTTGATGATTTTAAATGTGGTGGGAAAACACATGTTGACATACCATTCCACGTCTGTGTCCAGGAGCAGCTGGAGGAGCACCGTCCAGGCCAGGAGTTGGAGGAAGGCTGGATCCTGGtgtgtaaacacacagagggaggcgACAGGCTGGTGCCTGTGGAGTCGCCGGAGACCATCAGCAGACAACAGCAGCTCTTCGGCTATGACCACAAGCCTTGCAACAGGTGGGAGCAGGTAGTGAGTGTGGAGAATGCGCTTTACATCGGCTCCAAACCCAAAATTGCTGAGAGTGATGACGCTGCCGTCCAGAAGCTAAGGTGAGCATGTTTGTGCCGAATCACATAGAGTCGATACTTTTTGGGTTGTTCTCAGACTTGTCAGATTAAGCCGTTGTTCCCTCACATCTTTAAGGTTTGTTCCTCCCACCTGGACATATGAATGTGATGAGGACCTGGTGCACTACTTCTATGACCACATAGGGAAAGAGGATGAGAATCTTGGGAGTGTGAAGCAGTGCGTGACTAGCATCGATGTTTCTTCATGTTCGGTGAGTCACACACACTTAGCTTTTTGtattactttgtttttcttctgaaaACCAGGGTAATTTTCTAGTCAGGACAAAGGTATCAGAATGAAGCTGAGTTTTGAAGGCAAGAGAGCATTCAGTCTTTTTATCATATGCCTTTTCACcttgatgttttcacagattCGATGGTAATTGTACAGAACAATTGTTACACTGACTCTGTAAAAGTCAGACAATTAATGATTTTATACATGACAGGAGGATCCGAGTGGAGGGGCGAGCTGTCTGACAGATGGTGATACTGAAACATACTGGGAAAGCGATGGCATGCAGGGACAACACTGGATTCGCCTGCACATGAAGAGAGGCACCGTGGTCAAGTAAGGAAGCTTCTGAACAAAGTGACTAGGGACAAGAAACGAATGGCACCTTTAACATCTTactattatcatttttattgtaatttagaCCCTGAACttactgtttttaatatttttgacagtaatGTCTCGATGTCAGCTACATGTTTTAGCTTATATTTGGGATATTATATGTGTTATGTTGTTCTATGAGTAGGAACTGACGCCATGGGCAAGCACTAACCTGCTCATTCACACAGTCATTTATTATCCCACACAGGGATGCTGAACTGAAGTGACAATAAACCAGATTACAGTCAAATGAGTCATATGAGAGGCAACAATGTTTGATTCTGCTGGATGATTCTGGTCCTGACAATTTAATCTGAAATGCAGTTTGTTGACttgtatttgtcattttacaaaaggaagcaatgtttttattttgattgacTCTGATCAATCCTGTTTTTCCTCTAATGACACATGTTAgataaaacttttgttttgatACTTATTAAAATACGCCAGTCTATGTGATACCAGACCCAAAATTTGCTGTATTAATAATTCATGGTCTTTCATCCATGACATATTTCATGCTTGTATCTCAGATTGACTGTTATCCTGCAGGTAAATTGTGTCTTGATTGTATATAACGTGCTTCTTTTTGCTCTTTAGTAAGCTGATACTGACGGTGGACTCTACAGATGACAACTACATGCCCAAGCGAGTCACAGTGtttggaggagagggagacaaccTGAAGAAGCTGAGTGATGTCACCATAGACGAGTGAGCCTTTTTAAAAGGATTTTGTCAACATTTTTCACAAAAAACTCCTCAGATTTCACAGATATGCTTCTGATTGCAGCACTTGAGCTGTAAAAAGAAAACTCATACCACTAGTATTGTATAAAAACCATTGTCTGACAATGTTTTGTGTCAGCATTTCATATTTTAAGCAGCTTTTAAAGGCAGGATGACCCACACATTGTCTGTGATCGTGGAAATTATATAATTAACTATCTTTGATATTTTCTAGTGCATTAAATAAGAAcgtagaggaaaaaaagagcatcTCAATTTGTTATTATGAAGCATATGTGCCTGCCACACTGAGCCGTTTAATCTGTAGCAAGCTCACAAATAACAGGGATATCTGTATTTCATTGACTACAATTTCTTTAAACCACCTCTGCTCTTTTTTGTCTGTAGCAACCTGATTGgggaagtgtgtgtgctggaggaTATGACTTCTCACCTGCCTGTGATTGAAGTTCGGATTGAGGAATGTAGAGGTAAAGCTTTGTTAGCATgatattgtgtttatttaaacagataTTTCCTGTGATTTTTAAACACTTCCAGAGTTATTTGGCtgcaaaacaatgttttttcgCTCCTCTATAGATGAGGGGATAGACGTCCGGATTCGAGGCTTAAAGATCAAGTCATCATGTGAGAGAGACCTGGGTCTGAACGCTGATGTTTTCCAGTCCTCTAACCTGGTGCGCTACCCCCGTCTGCAGGGCAACACGCCCGATGTCCTGTACCGCAGAGCACTGGTCATCCAGAGGTAATGTTTATATCATGGCCACAGTTCTTACAGTCATAGGAAATATCATGGAGTCAGAATTTGGAAAAAATGTGTCTAATACATGTCCCAGAGGTTTCAGAAATGTCATGGAAATTTGTTTCTAATGAGCTGGTGACGCCaaagttttttaaatatcagaAATAAAAGTCAGATGCAAAGTTTtgattgtctttattttttctcagcaTTAAATATTTCTCAGTATTTGTATTAATTGTTTACTCTGTCTTGCTCTTTGCAGGTTCATCTGCCTCCTGGACAGTGTGCTCCCACACTTGGTACCAGCCTGGGACTACAGTCTGGGTACCTTCAACCAGATCAAAGTAAGTCATTGTGAAGCTTTTAAATACACATGACCGAcattaaataaagataaagcAACTAGAAGGTCACTCAGGGAGGGCAGacagaaaataatttgtgtatctgcCCAGTGAGTCGGATCCACTCCAAAATTTAATGAgttcttccttggcccatgctacaataaagacacaaatcagAACTGGGATGcacaattttatgtttttataatcAAACATTATTAATTTTCATACCCCACTCTAAAATGAAGCTCCacccaaactgtttttatttacttgtgtGTTCTTTGGCGCCCTCTAGAGCATAAAGCAGTTCCTGCTGCTGTCCAAGCGGCGCTCAGCCCTCATCACACAGTGCCTGAAGGACTCAGAGACCAGTAAGCCAAACTTCATGCCCCGCCTCTACATCAACAGACGTCTGGCCATGGAGCACAGAGACAACCCCTCTCTGGACCCCACCTGCAAGAACGCTGTGTTCAATcaggtataaaaaagaaatttggggggcttttgcctttatttgaaaGGACAGTTTTTTTAGCATGAAAGGGGGGTTGggctgacatgcagcaaagggcagCAGATTGGAATCGAAAATGTGGCCACTGCAGCAAGAACATAGTCCTTTGTGTATGCCAAGTGAGATACTGGGCGCCCCGGTATATAACACTTTCTGATTGGTGACATCACTTTCTCATTGTTAAACTAGACACTTGTTGCTATCTTACTTAAGTGAACAATCTGAGTACTTCTCCCTCAATAGTTTGCTGTTAATGATTAGTTAATGAGATGTTGTTGTACAAAAAAAGAGTGTTGGGAGATTCTGATTTGGAGAAACATGAGTCAGTTTGTCTGTCTCACTCTGCAATGCATTCTGGGTGGTGTCACTATTGctgtatcatttttattttctccttgcAGGTGTATGAAGGTCTCAAGCCATCTGATAAATTTGAGAAGACTTTGGATTATAGGTGTGCATTTTTAGACTTCTCATGTTTCTTACTTTTCTTGCCTCAGTATGACTGGAACTCAAATGCATCTCGCCTCTTGGTTTGTCAGGTGGCCTGCTCGGTATGACCAGTGGTGGGAATGTAAGTTCATTGCGGAAGGAATCATTGACCAGGGAGGTGGATTTCGGGACAGCCTGGCTGACATGTCTGAGGAGCTTTGCCCCAGCTCAGCTGAGTGTCCCATGCCTCTGCCATTCTTCAGCCGCACGTCCAACCAGGTAATCACCATCATTGTCTGCACACAGTCAGTATTTGACTAGacagtgttttcattcattGGTTGCCTTTTCTTTACCTGCTGGTCTCTCAGGGCTCCTTAGAGGCCAGAGATTACTACGTCCCCAACCCGTCCTGTAAAGAGTTCCACAAGTATGAGTGGATCGGTCAGCTCATGGGGGCTGCTCTCAGAGGAAAAGACTTCTTGGTGGGTGATGCACACTTTCCACTTACTGTAGGCCATTAACGTTGCTATGAAATAAGAACGGGCTGATGTAGAGACTTAATTTTCTGGCTTCTTTTGTGTAAAATCCCACAGGTCTTGGCTCTGCCTGGGCTGGTGTGGAAGCAGCTGACTGGGGAGGCTGTCAGCTGGAGTAAAGACTTCCCTGCTGTGGACTCTGTGCTGGTGAGGACATTCAAATTATTACATGTAATGTAGATTTTAGGCTCTGCAGACTGTGTTTCAGACATATACAGCACTTTGAATCCTGATTCTTTTCTTAGTTATGGTCTCGAGTAAAATTTGGATGTGTGTTCAGGTGAACCTGCTGGAGGCCATGGAGAACATGGACCAGGAGACATTCGAGTTCAGGTTTGGTGAGGAGTTGGTGTACACCACCTTGCTGAGCGACGGGCAAATGCTGGACCTCATCCCTGGCGGCAGTAATGTAGCCGTTCGTTACGAGGACCGCAGCGAGTTCATCCGCCTGGTGCAGAAGGCTCGACTAGAGGAGAGCAAGCAGCAGGTGGGACTTCAGCGTTATTACATTTTGTCTTTCTATACATTACTACTATAAGTGTGGTTAGCTTTTATCCCTCAGTATGAACTCATCCAGTAATCATGGTGTGTGTATAGAGTTTTTAAATCAttgaagtgtgtgtatgtgcctgaTTATCTGTTTGTGTATTACAGATTGCAGCCATGCAGGCGGGGCTgctgaaggtggttcctcaggcgGTGCTGGACCTGCTCACCTGGCAGGAAGTGGAGAAGAAAGTGTGTGGAGACCCTGAGATCACTGTGGAAGCCCTGAAACGACTCAGTGAGTGTTCAGATTAGAATTTatctctgctgctgtgacaataaacacacatttcttgTATTGATTTAAGAGGTGACActatgtttgtttttagccatgttagcagtccaccactttggtacTGACTGAAATCACTTGACAACTATTAGATGGACTGCCAAAAAAATTTGTGCTGATATCCATGATGACTAGAGGATGAATTCTTATGAACTTGGTCACctcctgacttttcctttagcaACACCATGATGTcaatatttgtgtgttttaagtttaatgtctcaacaactatttaacataatcacaaacacaaattaaatgatAATTCGGATTTACAACGTTTTGCGCCTTATTTTTCGTTGAAAAGAACACAGTGATAATGATACAACAAAGTTAACCAGAAGATTAACAAGCCAAAAATTCAGTCCAATTATCTAAACCATTTCATTTGGAGGTTAAATTGAAAAGTAAGGCCAATAAAACCCAGAATTATCCTTCAAGAGGCTACAAAGCTATAAATTAAGGCCAGGAAAAGCTTCATATGTGCTTGATTGTACATTCTCTTCAATTAAATACTGAGGCAAGGACTCGGCATCATGTTAATGCATCACTGTTGTTTCTGTCTCCCCACCAGCACGCTATGAGGACCTGGAGCAAAGTGATGTTAGAGTGCAATACTTATGGGAAGCATTGACGAATTTCACCAATGGTCAGTTCGCTGTTTATTTGTCAACCTTTTACACAGCATGTCTGTTATAGTGAATGTCTTTTACAACATGTCATACATAGCAATAGTTTGAAGTCTGACAAGTGTCTTGGTGTATTTGTTGTGCTGAAAATATAGAACAGGTTTGAATTCTGTTTTTCAGAGGATCGCAGCAGGTTTCTGAGGTTTGTAACTGGTAGAAGTCGTCTTCCTGCGCCTATCTACGTCTTTCCTGACAAACAAGGGTGAGTGCAAGTATAGCCTTAAAAAAACTGACAGAAATACAACTGTTTGGTATTGATAGCTTATTTAGAAAACTTACAACGGAACATGATGCtaatttttctgtttcctgATTTAGCTCTGAAACGACTGATGCACTTCCACAGTCCTCCACATGTTCCAGCACCCTTTATTTACCCAACTACCCAAGGTatcataatgttctgtgttttgtATATGCAGAAGCTGCTGCTATATATTGATGTGTACATGTAATATACAGTTGTGTTTTAGATGTATGCATTGACGTATTGtacttgttttatgtttctatAGCATAGCTTTCATGATCCTACACTTAATTACATTTGTGTAAGGCTCTGATGTTAGATTTATTGCCCTCATCCTTTCCCTTCCTCTTGTTCATTTTGTCCTGCAGTGCAAAAGTTTGTGAGGAGAAGCTGCGTTACGCTGCGTACAACTGTGTGGCCATTGACACCGACATGAGCCCCTGGGAAGAGTGATTTATCTGCTGCTTTACTGAATGAACACTTTACAAATCACTGTTTAACTGAGAGAATTTTTTGCCAAGTTTATCACCATATCTACACAACTGCCAATTAATCCTAGCTGTATATAATAAAGAACTCTATGGAAACATGGAAATGACTTTGAGGGTTTTATTAACGACTGTGTCTTAAATGAAACATGAAATGATTGGATGTGTTGaagtttgcttttttgtttttaagggtAATGGAACAGTGGTTTCACTTTAGCAAAGTTTTGTCATGAGTAATGTTCtataaataaaacaggaagcagcataTGGAGAAATATGTAGTTTTACTGAATACCATtgtatgttatttatttcaaatgaacTGGATATGGCAGTCAAGCCAGCTTTATGAACGTCAATCACTGCATTCAAAGAGTGTCAGAATACACaacaaatctttttattttctgtcagatACAACTTTGACATACAAAGCCAggtttatgataaaataaactaGTGAGCAGAATCTGACAAAAGATTTTGAAATATAATTCAAACTCGGAAATGTCAAAAGAATTATACTATTAGGCTACGATTTTTAAATAAcgaaagaaataaatgaaaatgatgtTGATATCAGAAGTTCAGCCATGACCTTGGATATAGTAACAAAATTATCTTGATTTGCTTGATTAAATTAGATTGTCCTCTCACTTGCTCTAAAAAATTATATAGATTTAAAGATAAtatagatttctttttttctctagaTTTAtctatgtacatatatatgtatgtaaatatgtgtg is a window from the Epinephelus fuscoguttatus linkage group LG15, E.fuscoguttatus.final_Chr_v1 genome containing:
- the hectd3 gene encoding E3 ubiquitin-protein ligase HECTD3, coding for MSLGDNPHLLLGRIRFLNRCIECFKRGESVPECLCYVPKEVCYKICKDSSSTSSSSTGASTGGSSVGKTLVSVYESPHQTPHAKKSCKYNLEPKKGTCIRTTGEEYCNSQGLWVKINKEQLEEHRPGQELEEGWILVCKHTEGGDRLVPVESPETISRQQQLFGYDHKPCNRWEQVVSVENALYIGSKPKIAESDDAAVQKLRFVPPTWTYECDEDLVHYFYDHIGKEDENLGSVKQCVTSIDVSSCSEDPSGGASCLTDGDTETYWESDGMQGQHWIRLHMKRGTVVNKLILTVDSTDDNYMPKRVTVFGGEGDNLKKLSDVTIDDNLIGEVCVLEDMTSHLPVIEVRIEECRDEGIDVRIRGLKIKSSCERDLGLNADVFQSSNLVRYPRLQGNTPDVLYRRALVIQRFICLLDSVLPHLVPAWDYSLGTFNQIKSIKQFLLLSKRRSALITQCLKDSETSKPNFMPRLYINRRLAMEHRDNPSLDPTCKNAVFNQVYEGLKPSDKFEKTLDYRWPARYDQWWECKFIAEGIIDQGGGFRDSLADMSEELCPSSAECPMPLPFFSRTSNQGSLEARDYYVPNPSCKEFHKYEWIGQLMGAALRGKDFLVLALPGLVWKQLTGEAVSWSKDFPAVDSVLVNLLEAMENMDQETFEFRFGEELVYTTLLSDGQMLDLIPGGSNVAVRYEDRSEFIRLVQKARLEESKQQIAAMQAGLLKVVPQAVLDLLTWQEVEKKVCGDPEITVEALKRLTRYEDLEQSDVRVQYLWEALTNFTNEDRSRFLRFVTGRSRLPAPIYVFPDKQGSETTDALPQSSTCSSTLYLPNYPSAKVCEEKLRYAAYNCVAIDTDMSPWEE